In Stigmatopora nigra isolate UIUO_SnigA chromosome 18, RoL_Snig_1.1, whole genome shotgun sequence, one genomic interval encodes:
- the med27 gene encoding mediator of RNA polymerase II transcription subunit 27 isoform X1: MADVVSVGVNLDAFSHAISGIQALRSSVSRVFESLKDGMKNRETLEGREKTFLAVFQDNLQAVNRDLNELERLSGLVGRPSESHPLHNSGLLSLDPVQDKTPLYSQLLQAYKWSNKSSAKWSSPTMLGSISLGTQSTCLKTFSRLTSGRRPTRREGIWPNVKLADRIASRRTLRRGERRERDIEYKGQAAHCTTYLYLEVCPAGCGTSRDVQKKLIGKYLYFYSSGLQGLEEHMPSPLGQTFAAHCTQLPSSQLRTPCSRSNMAGIILSGAAKTSLNHDGLFTEKFLHRLNLKMTHDQNFRHTYTTLAFICLIK; this comes from the exons ATGGCCGACGTGGTCAGCGTTGGCGTCAACTTGGATGCCTTTTCTCATGCCATCAGCGGGATCCAGGCGCTCCGCTCAAGCGTCAGTCGGGTCTTCGAGTCCCTCAAAGACGGCATGAAGAACCGTGAGACGTTAGAAGGCCGGGAAAAGACATTCCTTGCCGTTTTCCAAGACAACCTACAGGCCGTCAACAGGGACCTCAA CGAACTGGAGCGTCTGAGTGGTCTCGTGGGCCGCCCCTCCGAATCGCACCCTTTGCACAACAGCGGCCTACTCAGCCTGGATCCGGTTCAGGACAAGACACCGCTGTACTCGCAGCTGCTACAAGCATACAAGTGGTCCAACAAG AGTTCGGCCAAGTGGAGTTCGCCAACAATGTTGGGGTCCATCTCTTTGGGCACGCAGTCTActtgcctaaagacgtttagccgactgacgtctgggcgaaggccaactcgccgagagggaatctggccgaacgtaaagttagccgaccggatagccagccgaaggacgttgcgccggggagagaggagagagagagatattgaATACAAAGGACAGGCAGCACATTGTACTACGTACTTGTATTTAGAAGTATGTCCAGCGGGTTGCGGTACATCTCgagatgtgcaaaaaaaattgatagggaaatatctttatttttattcttctggACTCCAGGGTTTGGAGGAACATATGCCCTCCCCGTTGGGGCAAACATTCGCAGCACATTGTACCCAGTTGCCATCCAGCCAACTACGGACTCCCTGCAGTCGCTCAAACATGGCTGGGATCATTTTGTCAGGAGCTGCAAAAACGTCTTTAAATCATGACGGACTATTTACTGAAAAATTTTTACATCGACTAAATCTTAAAATGACACATGATCAAAATTTCAGGCACACATACACAActcttgcttttatttgtttaataaaataa